GGGTCGCCCAGGCCACCTTGCCGTCCTCAGGTCCCGTCAACGTACCGTTTGCGAAGCCATGTGCATTCATGCCCATGGCGCTGTCGGCATAGAAACCGTGGCGCAGCGCTGTCCAGGCCACCCCTGAAGCCGCCAACATTGCCTCGGTCGCGGCATGATCGCGCCCAGGTGGGAAATGCGACTGCGCGTTACTCGACATCTGACTGGTATAGAGCAACCGCTCGACGCCCAGCATCTTTGCAACTGTAATGGCCGTTTTATGCTGCTCCCGCGGATCGCCCCCGCTGGCGGCTGCATTGGACGATACCAGCAAGACCCGCTTCGCCCCCTCCCAGGCGTGACGCAAGCTGTCGGCGTCATCGTAATCGCCTCGCCTGATCCGCACCCCACGGGACGCAAGCGCTGCCAGTTTTCCCGGGTTGCGAACACTGACGCCAATCCGGTCTGCCGGAACAAGGCGCAGAAGGGCCTCTACCACAAGCCCGCCCAGTTTTCCCGACGCTCCCGTAACGATGAACATTGTTCACTCTCCAATCCTATGCGTTGATAATCGACAAGATGACTGTTCTGATTTATTTAAATAAGCTGCCAAATTCAGAATGGGCTGTTCTGCATGAAGAACAATGTTTCCGCCGACGATCTCGCCATGCTCCTGACAGTTCTGCGCGAAGGCGGCTTCCGCGCTGCCGCGCGGCGGCTTGGCACGGCTCCTTCCAGGGTCAGCACCACCGTCACACGCATCGAGGAACAACTGGGCACTCCCGTCCTGCGCCGCACAACGCGCAGCCTGCACCTGACGGACCCAGGGCACCTGCTGGTGGACCGTGTAGGGCCGCTATTATCGGCACTGGATGCCGCCTGCCATGAGGTGGCCAATCTTGGCGGTCAGGTTCAGGGGCGGCTGAAGCTGAATGTGCCCGGCGCAGTCATGCCCGACATCCTGCCCCCACTGCTGGCCGAATACCGGGCGCGTCACCCCGATGTGGAAGTCGAGATCATGGTTGAGAACGATCTGGTCGACATCGTCTCGGCGGGCTGCGATGCCGGCATTCGCTATGGCAGCGTGCTGGAACAGGATATGATCTCAATTCCAATCGGCCCGCGTCTGCAGCAAACAGCCCTGGCAGCAGCCCCGGCCTACCTGGAGGCGCGCGGGATACCCCAGACGCCAGAAGACCTTACCACCCACGACGCTATCCGCTATCGCCTTGACGGCGGTGCCCTGTTGCCTTGGGAACTACAGGGCACCGGGCAATCCGTACGGGTCGAGCCTATCAATGCGCTTATCCTGAGCGTAAGCGCGCTTGACACGGGCCTGCGCTATGCACGCGCAGGGCTAGGCGTCATCCATACGTTCCGCAACTGGCTGGACGAAGATTTCCAGACGAAAAACCTGACCCCCGTACTGCCGGAATGGTGGCCGGAAATGGAGGGACCACACCTCTACTATCCCAGCCGCTTCGCCCCGGCACCGCTGCGGGCGTTTATTGAGGTCTGTCGAAACACGACCGGGAAGTGAGGGTAAGCCTCTGCCAGAACCTTCGTATTCCACGAGTTAGACTTGAGATCGCAGCCCCTGAAAGCTGTCCGTTGCGTCGGCACCGCGAACCAATGCGGTTTGGCGCCGTCCCCTCTTTTTACAGATGATCCTCGGTTGCAATCGTACCCTGACGGATACGCGTTCGTTCCGGCGGGAAGGATGCCCGAACCGTCGTTCCTTCTCCCACATCGCTTTCGATTTCAATCGTGCCGCCGTGAAGCTCCATCAGGAATTTGGTCAATGACAGCCCAAGCCCTACGCCGTCGTGACTGCGCGAGAAGACGTGATCGGCCTGACCGAATGGCTCCAGCACATGGCCGATCATGTCCTTCGGAATACCACAGCCCGTGTCCTGTACGGTAATCGTGATCCCGCCCAGATTCGACACGGCCATCCTCACGATGATATCGCCATGATCGGGGGTGAATTTCACTGCATTGGACAACAGGTTCAGCAAAATCTGGCGCACTCGGACGGGATCGGCATAAAGCCATGGCATATCGTCGGGCACATCCATTGATGCATTGAGATTGCCCTGTTTCAGGAAGGATTCCACAGTCCGTAAACAGGACTGGCCCAGGTCTTCCAGGTCGACCACCTCCTCCGACAGCCCCAGTTCGCCGGCTTCGATCTTCGACACGTCCAGAATATCCCCGATCAGTTTTAGCAGATGGCTGCTGCTGTTCAGGATATCCTCGGCATATTCCCGATATTTGTCATTCTGCATGGGACCGAACATTTCTTCGGTCATGATGGTTGAAAAGCCAATGACTGCGTTAAGCGGCGTGCGCAATTCATGGCTCATATTCGCCAGAAACTCGCTTTTGGTGCGATTGGCGGTTTCCGCTGCTTCCTTGGCCCCCAAAAGCTGCACCTCCGCCTTCTTGCGCTCCATAATCTCGGCGCGCAGCTCCGAGGTGCGTTCCTCCACCCGGTTTTCCAGCGAAAGATTTGCCTTTTTCAACGCGTCCTGTGCATGACGGCGCTGATCGACCTCATGTTGAAGTTCGCGCGTGCGCTCGCGGACCCTCTGTTCCAGGTCGTCACGGGCATGGATCAGGGCCTGCTCTGCCTGGCGCCGCTCCAACAGCAGTTGCCGGATGGAACTGACGAAATTATTGGTCACACGGGCGACCAGCCCCAATTCGTCGTCGGCATGGCGCGGGTTCACATAGGCTTTCCCGCCATCCTCGCGCTCCGGATCAATTCTGGAAATGGATTCCGCCAAACGCACCAGCGGTTTCGTGATCAGGAAGTAGTAGGCCGCAAACAACAGCAGGACGAGAACCATGTTGCGAATAAGGCCGCTCGCCAGCAGGAACATCGAACGGCCGAAAAAGTCCGACAGGGCCGCGTCCCGATCCACGGTGATTGTCAGCCGCCCCGGTTCCACACTCTGACTGGCCGCGACTTTCAAGGGGACGGTATAGGTTCGGAATTCGTCGGTGATCTTCCTTGTGATCCAGCGGGATTTACTGGGCTCGACATCGCGCTCCCTTCGCGCCAGTTCAATCCCCAGGTCATCGTAGATTTCAGCACTTTTGATGAAGTGATATTCCAGAAGTCCGTTTACCACTTCCGCGGCGAGGTCCTCATCCAGAATATGCACCGCGCGGCTTGCAGGCGGTTGGGCCACCGCCAGAATGCGTTTGATAAATGCATCATGGGCGGCCACTTGTTCCCGGTAGTCCCAATAAAGCTGGACACAGCTTAACAACAGGCCGATCAGGAAGGCGAGAATGACGCCCGTCCGCGCCAGTTTGAAGGAAATACGGTCGCGAAAACGCAGGCTCATAGGCCACCTTCCCTACGGCAGGCAGCGCCAACGTCCATTGTTTTTCCCAAGCCCGGGCTTGGCCTGCGTTTCCCCACAGTCATTCTCCACACCGTACCGACCGGCCGGGTTTATTGTTGCGCGATTTCCAACGATTGTAACCCCTTAACAATATAATTAGTTCACTTGCGAATGGGACAAAAGCGTTTTCCCGGACAATTCACACGCCAAAAGAAAAATCCGGCCACACCGGCCGGATCAATCTTTTTCACAATCTCAAACTATTGAAATCAATCAGCTTTTATGGGCGAATTCCCAGTAAAGCTCACGCGCCAATTGCGCAATCGGACCCGGCTGCAACTCCCGCCCGCCGAAATTCGTGACCGGCATGACCTTACCGTAGTTACCTGTGTTGAAAATCTCGTCCGCATCCTCCAGATCCTGAACAGTAACCTGGCGTTCCAGCACCGTGACGTCCTTGTCACGGAGAAGCTGGATCACGCGTTGACGGGTAATCCCATTCAGGAAACAGCCATTCGGCGCCGGTGTCGACACAACCCCGTCCTTGGCGATGAACAGGTTTGCCGTTGCGAATTCCGCAACATTGCCCAAGGGATCCAGCATCACCGCATTGTCAA
The Aestuariispira ectoiniformans genome window above contains:
- a CDS encoding SDR family oxidoreductase, with the protein product MFIVTGASGKLGGLVVEALLRLVPADRIGVSVRNPGKLAALASRGVRIRRGDYDDADSLRHAWEGAKRVLLVSSNAAASGGDPREQHKTAITVAKMLGVERLLYTSQMSSNAQSHFPPGRDHAATEAMLAASGVAWTALRHGFYADSAMGMNAHGFANGTLTGPEDGKVAWATHEDLAEADARLLAGQETFDGPTPPLTGREALDLADLARMAGEVTGRTVSRQVISEDAMIRNAQAAGLPELVLKVVLGYYRAAQAGEFATVDPTLERILERTPGLMRDVLARELAEY
- a CDS encoding LysR family transcriptional regulator, producing the protein MKNNVSADDLAMLLTVLREGGFRAAARRLGTAPSRVSTTVTRIEEQLGTPVLRRTTRSLHLTDPGHLLVDRVGPLLSALDAACHEVANLGGQVQGRLKLNVPGAVMPDILPPLLAEYRARHPDVEVEIMVENDLVDIVSAGCDAGIRYGSVLEQDMISIPIGPRLQQTALAAAPAYLEARGIPQTPEDLTTHDAIRYRLDGGALLPWELQGTGQSVRVEPINALILSVSALDTGLRYARAGLGVIHTFRNWLDEDFQTKNLTPVLPEWWPEMEGPHLYYPSRFAPAPLRAFIEVCRNTTGK
- a CDS encoding sensor histidine kinase, translating into MSLRFRDRISFKLARTGVILAFLIGLLLSCVQLYWDYREQVAAHDAFIKRILAVAQPPASRAVHILDEDLAAEVVNGLLEYHFIKSAEIYDDLGIELARRERDVEPSKSRWITRKITDEFRTYTVPLKVAASQSVEPGRLTITVDRDAALSDFFGRSMFLLASGLIRNMVLVLLLFAAYYFLITKPLVRLAESISRIDPEREDGGKAYVNPRHADDELGLVARVTNNFVSSIRQLLLERRQAEQALIHARDDLEQRVRERTRELQHEVDQRRHAQDALKKANLSLENRVEERTSELRAEIMERKKAEVQLLGAKEAAETANRTKSEFLANMSHELRTPLNAVIGFSTIMTEEMFGPMQNDKYREYAEDILNSSSHLLKLIGDILDVSKIEAGELGLSEEVVDLEDLGQSCLRTVESFLKQGNLNASMDVPDDMPWLYADPVRVRQILLNLLSNAVKFTPDHGDIIVRMAVSNLGGITITVQDTGCGIPKDMIGHVLEPFGQADHVFSRSHDGVGLGLSLTKFLMELHGGTIEIESDVGEGTTVRASFPPERTRIRQGTIATEDHL